A window of the Arachis duranensis cultivar V14167 chromosome 5, aradu.V14167.gnm2.J7QH, whole genome shotgun sequence genome harbors these coding sequences:
- the LOC107489741 gene encoding extradiol ring-cleavage dioxygenase: MALSLKGTFYISHGSPMLAIDDSIEIRKVLKSWKNIFPQTPSAILIISAHWDTRVPSVNIVERNDTIHDFYGFPKPLYQIKYPAPGAPQLARKVRDLLQKSGFSAVEEDRRRGLDHGAWVPLMLMYPEASIPVCQLSVQSHKDGSHHYNMGKALSSLKDEGVLIIGSGSAVHNLRELVRDGSTGVFPWAQEFDDWLKTTLLQRRYDDINHWDKKAPQPKKAHPSPEHFYPLHVAIGAAGGNPTAKVIHSNIEMGCLSYSSYQFNEVPGSCSS; this comes from the exons ATGGCTTTGAGTTTGAAGGGAACTTTCTATATATCTCATGGATCACCCATGTTGGCCATTGATGATTCAATTGAGATAAGAAAGGTGCTCAAATCATGGAAGAACATCTTCCCTCAGACTCCCTCTGCCATTCTCATCATCTCTGCTCATTGGGACACTCGTGTTCCATCTGTCAACATTGTTGAGAGGAATGACACCATTCATGACTTTTATGGATTCCCTAAGCCTCTCTACCAG ATTAAGTATCCAGCACCAGGAGctccacaacttgcaagaaaGGTAAGAGATCTACTTCAAAAATCCGGCTTCAGCGCGGTGGAAGAAGACAGAAGGAGGGGGCTAGATCATGGTGCTTGGGTTCCATTGATGTTGATGTACCCGGAAGCCAGCATTCCGGTATGTCAGTTATCTGTTCAATCTCATAAGGATGGAAGTCATCACTATAACATGGGAAAAGCATTGTCCTCTCTTAAAGATGAAGGCGTTCTTATAATTGGTTCTGGAAGTGCAGTTCATAATTTGAGAGAGTTAGTTAGAGATGGAAGCACTGGTGTCTTTCCATGGGCTCAGGAATTTGATGATTGGTTGAAAACAACTCTTCTTCAACGAAG atATGATGATATAAACCATTGGGATAAGAAAGCACCGCAGCCGAAAAAGGCTCATCCGTCGCCAGAGCACTTTTATCCGCTCCATGTAGCCATTGGTGCCGCCGGTGGGAATCCGACGGCCAAAGTTATTCACAGTAATATTGAAATGGGATGTCTCTCTTATTCATCTTACCAGTTTAATGAAGTTCCTGGCTCTTGCTCTTCTTAA